The Mailhella massiliensis DNA window GAGGTGCACTATTGGACCATGCGGCATATTCTGCTTCACTGCCAAGCCTTTTCGTGAAGGCATCTTTGAGCTCTTTCTTTTCATCCTCGGTAAGAGGCTCGAGTGAGCGTAGTTTAGAAAGAGCGGTATTGTCGTCATCCCTCAAATACTCTTCGTAGCGATCAGCGTATGTCTTACCTTGGATTCCATATACGTCTTCACCCTTGATAAGAGTATCCGGAAGATCAACCACGTAGTACTCCCGCCGATCCGGAATGTACTGCATCAAATCACGGAGCTCGTTCCTAACGTACTCCGCGCGTTCAAGAGAGTAGCAATCGAAGAGATACGAGCCGTCCATCATATCAATGAGGAGCTTTTCCTTTTTCTGGATGGCGGGAATGCTTTTCAGTTTGAGCAGCGCCTCCATGCGATGGGTAAAATCATCACCAGCACGCTTGAAGCCATGCTTGATGGCTCGAGGGTCTTTGCCGCTTTCGAGATATTCATCGCATTTCACTTCTACCGTAAGCATGAGGATATCGAAACTTTTGACCTTGGCAGGTTCTGTGTTATGGGAGAAAAGCGGTAGGATACGATCCTCGATTTCCGCAACGCGATGCTCGTTTAGGTGATTCCAAGCTCCTTCAGTCCGATATTTATTGACAAAGGCGATATTACGGTCGACTTCGATAGCGTCGTTATTGAGCGAGCTAACTCCAGCCTCAAAATACTGCAGGAGAGCATCGCGATACTTTGCTTCGAATTCGGTAGGGGCTTTCTTTCCCTGTAGCTGCACGAGCATCTCGAGCATAAGTTTATCTCGGAGGAAGCTCTGCGACGAGGGCTTAGCAACATTGCCACTTCCCATGACGGTAGACCATGTACCGCGCGTTCCAAAATAACGGAAGTTGTCAAAATAATCGAAAGCAAGGAAACCTTGTTTATCGCCCTCTGGACCGAAGATGCCCTCTGACAATCGCGTGCCCCGACCAACCATTTGTAAGAATTTGATTTTAGAGCGTACCGTTTTGAAAAAGACGAGGTTAAGAATGTCGGGGACATCTATGCCTGTGTCGAGCATATCAACGCTTACGGCGATTTGTGGCATCTTGTCTCGCTCGCCAAAGACGTCGACAAGTCGCAAAGCATCTTCAACCTGGCTATCGATGAGCTTACAGAAATCTGCACCAAGACTGGGATAGAGTGCCTGAAAGCGCTTCGTAATGACCTCGGCTTCTTTGTGATTCTTGGCAAAAATAATAGTTTTGCCCAAAGTGTCATTCGCATTGATCTTAAGCCCTTCTTGCATAAGATCTGCAAGCATGAGGTCAATGGTGCGCACGTTTATGATGGTACTACCCGGTTTGATAACGATGTCATTTGTCTCGTCGGACACCGTTAAGGCAGTATCGAGGTCTTCTCCGAATTCCTCTTCAATAGCCGCCTTCTCTTCTTCGGAAAGATCATCATAACTAATACCTCGACGAAGAGCCTCGGTTGTTCGATCGCAGACTTCAAAGCCGACGAGATACTTATCCTGAATCGCCTCTTCGAGCTCATATGCAAAATCGGGTTCGCCGCTTGGAAGAAAAAACACGTCATAGGTGCTCTTGTCCTGATCACTACGAGGGGTTGCTGTGAGACCGATCATGAGCGCATCGAAGTAATGGAACAACTTTCCATACTTCGAGAAGAGCGATCGATGTGCCTCGTCGACGATAATCAAATCGAATCGTCCAATTCCGAATTCTCTTGTATCCCCGTCAACAAGGCGAATCATAGTTTGGTATGTAGCAAAAATAATGCGGGCGTTCTTATCCCTACTGTCGCTAGTTCCAGTGAATATGGATGTGGTGATATTGGGAAGCAGCTTATTAAAGTTCTTATGAGCCTGCCGAACGAGGCTCGTGCGATCGGCAAGAAATAGTACGTTTTTTATCCACCCGGCCTGCATCAAAACATCGACCGCTGAAATTGCGACACGCGTTTTGCCGGTTCCCGTGGCCATGACTACAAGGCTGCGACGACGATTATTCGAGAATGCTTGGCAGATTGCCGATATCGCTTTTTTCTGATACTCACGATTGGTTATTTCATCATTGATACTGGGTTGCGTGATGCTCTTACGAGACACAGCGCGTTGCTTGAGCAGTTCGAGTTCGCCGAGCGAGTGGAAACCGAAGACGCGACGAGCGGGGAAGCCCAAACAGTCAAGACAGAAAATGTGGTAACCGAAAACGTAGTATGCGGTTGGGATATACCCGTAATGTTGTTTAAGCACCTCAGCAGCATGCCGTGCTGCAACACGCCCCTCGATTGGACTGCTACCGGAATGCGTAAA harbors:
- a CDS encoding DEAD/DEAH box helicase family protein, which codes for MNFDFLRETPELEALFERCNKAEQLAISFPDMSCASARTALEYIVALVYQSVIHQDASSQTLFERVTDPTFVEYINDETIISAIHTVRINGNCGAHGNTVTPAVACKTLEQLQYIIGEICMNLGVIKDYPVFVSPLKKVTEVSNKPNGKLDSSDVKEPASCTSAPETAAPTKPEPPLTLTEEVVSHFAPTLRRAKFNVFRRRNEEENRRLFVEASLREAHWLIANSSNQAYPSTASIDITLDDGSTIDYVLYGKDGRPLAVIDFTHSGSSPIEGRVAARHAAEVLKQHYGYIPTAYYVFGYHIFCLDCLGFPARRVFGFHSLGELELLKQRAVSRKSITQPSINDEITNREYQKKAISAICQAFSNNRRRSLVVMATGTGKTRVAISAVDVLMQAGWIKNVLFLADRTSLVRQAHKNFNKLLPNITTSIFTGTSDSRDKNARIIFATYQTMIRLVDGDTREFGIGRFDLIIVDEAHRSLFSKYGKLFHYFDALMIGLTATPRSDQDKSTYDVFFLPSGEPDFAYELEEAIQDKYLVGFEVCDRTTEALRRGISYDDLSEEEKAAIEEEFGEDLDTALTVSDETNDIVIKPGSTIINVRTIDLMLADLMQEGLKINANDTLGKTIIFAKNHKEAEVITKRFQALYPSLGADFCKLIDSQVEDALRLVDVFGERDKMPQIAVSVDMLDTGIDVPDILNLVFFKTVRSKIKFLQMVGRGTRLSEGIFGPEGDKQGFLAFDYFDNFRYFGTRGTWSTVMGSGNVAKPSSQSFLRDKLMLEMLVQLQGKKAPTEFEAKYRDALLQYFEAGVSSLNNDAIEVDRNIAFVNKYRTEGAWNHLNEHRVAEIEDRILPLFSHNTEPAKVKSFDILMLTVEVKCDEYLESGKDPRAIKHGFKRAGDDFTHRMEALLKLKSIPAIQKKEKLLIDMMDGSYLFDCYSLERAEYVRNELRDLMQYIPDRREYYVVDLPDTLIKGEDVYGIQGKTYADRYEEYLRDDDNTALSKLRSLEPLTEDEKKELKDAFTKRLGSEAEYAAWSNSAPLFAFLRKKTGISDEAIKTKLGHILDAPELDDEQRAFMQQVVDYACANGDVEAKTLLNDSPFINYDLNALFGDRFPMLKELLDVLHKPVVG